A window of the Hevea brasiliensis isolate MT/VB/25A 57/8 chromosome 6, ASM3005281v1, whole genome shotgun sequence genome harbors these coding sequences:
- the LOC110640820 gene encoding stearoyl-[acyl-carrier-protein] 9-desaturase, chloroplastic: MALKLNSFISQSHKLPYLAFPSIASLRSPKFYMASTLKSGSKEVQNLKKPFMPHQQVHVQVTHSVPAHKIEIFKSLEDWVGQNILVHLNPVEKCWQPQDFLPDPASDGFEEQVKELRERAKEIPDDCLVVLVGDMITEEALPTYQTMLNTLDGVRDETGASLTPWAIWTREWTAEENRHGDLLNKYLYLSGRVDMRQIENTIQYLIGSGMDPQMENSPYHGFIYTSFQERATFISHGNTARLAKEHGDIKLAQICGTIASDEKRHETAYTKTVEKLFEIDPDETVMAFADMMRKKISMPAHLMYDGHDDNLFDHFSAVAQRLGVYTAKDYADILEFLVGRWKVDKLTGLSAEGQKAQDYVCRLPPRIRRLEERAQVRAKEAATIPFSWIFDRKVKL; the protein is encoded by the exons ATGGCTCTCAAGCTCAATTCTTTCATTTCTCAATCTCACAAGTTGCCTTATCTCGCCTTCCCATCAATAGCCAGCCTCAGATCTCCTAAGTTCTACATGGCCTCTACGCTCAAGTCTGGCTCCAA ggAGGTTCAGAATCTCAAGAAGCCTTTTATGCCTCATCAGCAGGTTCATGTTCAGGTTACCCATTCTGTGCCCGCCCACAAGATCGAGATTTTTAAATCTCTAGAGGATTGGGTGGGGCAGAACATCCTGGTTCATTTGAACCCAGTTGAGAAGTGTTGGCAACCACAGGATTTTTTGCCAGATCCTGCCTCTGATGGATTTGAAGAACAAGTCAAGGAACTTAGGGAGAGAGCAAAGGAGATTCCAGATGATTGCTTAGTTGTTTTGGTTGGAGACATGATCACTGAAGAAGCTCTTCCCACTTATCAAACCATGCTGAACACCTTGGATGGAGTTCGGGATGAAACAGGTGCAAGCCTTACTCCCTGGGCAATTTGGACAAGGGAATGGACTGCGGAAGAGAATAGACATGGTGACCTCCTCAATAAGTATCTCTACTTATCTGGACGAGTGGACATGAGGCAAATTGAGAATACAATTCAATATTTGATTGGGTCCGGAATG GATCCACAAATGGAAAACAGTCCATACCATGGTTTCATCTACACGTCGTTCCAAGAAAGGGCAACCTTCATTTCCCATGGCAACACTGCCAGACTTGCCAAAGAACATGGGGACATAAAATTGGCTCAAATATGTGGTACAATTGCATCAGATGAGAAGCGCCATGAGACAGCATACACAAAGACAGTGGAAAAACTCTTTGAGATAGATCCTGATGAAACTGTTATGGCTTTTGCTGACATGATGAGAAAGAAAATTTCTATGCCTGCACACTTGATGTACGATGGCCATGATGATAATCTTTTTGACCACTTTTCAGCTGTTGCACAGCGGCTTGGGGTCTACACTGCAAAAGACTATGCAGATATATTGGAGTTCTTGGTGGGAAGATGGAAGGTGGATAAGCTAACTGGGCTGTCAGCTGAGGGGCAGAAGGCTCAAGATTATGTTTGTCGGTTACCTCCAAGAATTAGAAGGCTTGAGGAGAGAGCTCAAGTAAGGGCAAAGGAAGCAGCGACAATTCCTTTCAGTTGGATTTTCGATAGAAAAGTGAAGTTGTGA